TATGCCGAATTGCCATGATTGTTCAAGTTATTTTGACCGAAAAACCACGCATCGGACGCATCTCAGTTTTTGAGCGGATGACAGACCGCGAGCCGTCCCCGGGTCGCCGGGGGCTCGGACCGGCGGGAAGCGCGCAAGAGATCTGAACTCCGTGCCGCCCTGGCGGGTGATGCGATCCAGGGACGGCTCGCGGTCCGGGGGCAGTGCCGAGAGGCGCCCAGTCCGGTCGCGGGCACCACCGCTCGGCGGAGGCTCAAACGGCGGTGGCGAAGAAATCGGCTATGCCCTTGACCACATGCCGAGCCTGGTCCTCGCTGAGTTCCGGATAAACCGGCAGCGCCAGGGTCTCCTTGGCGGCGCGCTCGCTTTCCGGAAAAGCGCCGGCTTGATACCCCAGGCCGGCGAAACACTCCTGCAGGTGCAGCGGCACGGGGTAGTAAATTTCGGTGCCAATATCCCTTTCCTGGAGGGATGCTCTCAGTTGATCCCGGCGCCCGGTCCGAATCACGTACTGGTTGAAGATGTGACGACCAGCGACGACTTTGGGCAGAAACAAACAAGGCTGCCGGCTCCCCTGGATGGCACGGGCGGCGGTGTCCGCGATGGGCAGGCCCGTTTCCGCCAAGAGACGGTTATATCGCTCCGCATTCCGCTGGCGGGCGGTCGTCCAGGCGTCCAAATGCCGAAGCTTCACCGAGACCACGGCGGCCTGGAGCGTGTCCAAGCGGAAATTGCCACCGATGATCTTGTGGTAATACTTCGGCGAGGCGCCATGCCCGCGCAGGCGTATTAACCTCTCTGCCCGATCGAGATCCTGGGTCACCACCATACCCCCATCGCCGGCGCCACCCAGGTTCTTGGATGGGAAGAACGAAAAGCACCCGTAGTGGCCGATCGAGCCGGCCCGCCGGTTCTTGTGCTCCGCGCCGATGGCCTGGGCCGCGTCCTCAATGACGACCAGCCCGTGCTTGCGGGCGACCTGCATCACGGCGT
The sequence above is drawn from the Candidatus Paceibacterota bacterium genome and encodes:
- a CDS encoding DegT/DnrJ/EryC1/StrS family aminotransferase; translation: MKVPLLDLKAQYATIKADLDSAVAKVMESQLFILGPQVRECEEAVAQYSSCAHGIGVSSGTDALLICLMAEGIGPGDEVITTPYTFFATAGSVARVGARPVFVDIDPVSYNLDVAQIEAKITPKTRAIIPVHLYGQMADMDAVMQVARKHGLVVIEDAAQAIGAEHKNRRAGSIGHYGCFSFFPSKNLGGAGDGGMVVTQDLDRAERLIRLRGHGASPKYYHKIIGGNFRLDTLQAAVVSVKLRHLDAWTTARQRNAERYNRLLAETGLPIADTAARAIQGSRQPCLFLPKVVAGRHIFNQYVIRTGRRDQLRASLQERDIGTEIYYPVPLHLQECFAGLGYQAGAFPESERAAKETLALPVYPELSEDQARHVVKGIADFFATAV